The genomic stretch ACAGTTTGTGACAAAAATAAAAACTCATATCTTTGTACCCATGCATTTCACACCGGAGTATGCAAAGGCGAATGCTTTCTGCGACTTTGCCGAAGCACATGGAGTGCATTTTGAGTCATTGACGCATAGCGGTCAAAAAATAAATATTGAATAACAAAAGAATGGCATGATATGAAAGTAAAAGGAAGATTTGATCATTTTAATATCAATGTAACTGATCTGGATAAGAGTATCAAGTTTTATGAAACAGCATTAGGATTGCATGAGTCTCACCGCAAAGAGGCTTCGGACGGTTCGTTCGTATTGGTCTATATGGCCGATGACCACAGCAACTTTTTGTTGGAACTGACCTGGTTGCGTGACCATAGCCAACCATACGAATTGGGTGAGAACGAAAGCCATCTGTGCCTGCGTGTGGAAGGTGATTATGACGAAGTACGTAAGTTCCATAAAGAAATGGGATGTGTTTGTTTTGAAAATACAGCAATGGGGTTGTATTTCATCAATGATCCGGATGATTACTGGATTGAGATATTGCCGGTGAAATAAAACAATCGTTTCCGTTAGTAATGAATTTAAAAGATAGAGACTATGAAATACATTTCTCCCGGTGGCTGGTTCTCATTGGAATATCCCATGAACTGGCACGAGTTTGAAGATACAGAAGAAAGCTTTTTATTTTATGATCCCGATCGGTGGACAGGGAACTTCCGCATATCGGCTTATAAGGATGAAGGGGTTGATTATGGTCAGCAATGCATCGCATACGAGTTAAAAGAAAATCCTTCTTCCACTTTGGTGAAAGTGGGCGAATGGGATTGTGCCTACAGTGCGGAAACTTTTCAAGAGGAAGGAGCCTGGTACACCACTCATATCTGGGTGACAGGTGCAGGTAATCTCTCTTTGGAATGTTCTTTTACCGTACCTAAAGGAGGTGATAAACACCCTGCTGAAGAGATAATCAAGTCTTTGCAGCTTCGTAAGGAAGGAGTGAATTATCCACGTGAAATTATCCCTATCCGTGTGCTGGAAATAGGGGAAGTGAATGCGGCTTTTGAATGGGCTTCCACTACCATAAAAAAACAATTGACCAAGGATTTCACTTCATCGGAAGCGGATCTTGACAGTATGCAGCAAGTGATGGATAGCGGACGTTTCCAGGCGCAGCAGCGCATGGCTTGGGAGAATTTCGGTATCGCTTTCGGGACGATTCTGGTGAACGAGATGGAAGGTATGGAATGGGTGACTGTGATAGAGGATCAGAAAGAATATCCCGCCTTGCAGTTTGTGCACTCGGAGATGGTTTTGAACCCGGCGGCATTGATTTGGGAAAAAGCTAAAAGGAAACTTCCCTGTGATCTTAAATCTGAATTCAGGAAAATAAAGCGCGAGGCGGAAGCTGTGCTGGATGATTTAAATAAATAGACAAATAATGACCCCATATATGCAAGTAGACGGACTTACCAAGTCATTCGGTGACTTGGTATTGTTCCGGGAAATTTCATTTGGAGTGGCCGAAGGACAACGCATCGGCTTGATAGCCAAGAACGGTACAGGCAAGACTACCTTGCTTAATATTATAGCAGGTAAGGAAGGATATGATGAAGGAAGTATTGTTTTCCGTCGTGATCTGCGTGTAGGTTATCTGGAACAGGACCCCCATTATCCTGAGGAACTGACCGTGCTCGAAGCCTGTTTCTATCACGGAAACAGCACGGTGGAACTCATCAAAGAATATGAAAGCTGCATGGAAACCGAAGGCAATCCGGGACTGGAAGAGCTGTTGGCACGGATGGAGCACGAAAAGGCATGGGATTATGAACGGAAGGCGAAACAAATCCTTTCTCAATTAAAAATCCGGGATTTCAGCCAGCAGATCAAACATCTTTCCGGAGGTCAGTTGAAACGGGTGGCTTTGGCGAATGTGCTGATAACCGAGCCCGATTTCCTGATTTTGGACGAGCCTACCAACCATCTTGATCTGGATATGACGGAGTGGCTGGAGGGGTATCTCGGCCGGGGAAACATCAGTCTG from Phocaeicola dorei encodes the following:
- a CDS encoding VOC family protein, which produces MKVKGRFDHFNINVTDLDKSIKFYETALGLHESHRKEASDGSFVLVYMADDHSNFLLELTWLRDHSQPYELGENESHLCLRVEGDYDEVRKFHKEMGCVCFENTAMGLYFINDPDDYWIEILPVK
- a CDS encoding DUF3805 domain-containing protein, translating into MKYISPGGWFSLEYPMNWHEFEDTEESFLFYDPDRWTGNFRISAYKDEGVDYGQQCIAYELKENPSSTLVKVGEWDCAYSAETFQEEGAWYTTHIWVTGAGNLSLECSFTVPKGGDKHPAEEIIKSLQLRKEGVNYPREIIPIRVLEIGEVNAAFEWASTTIKKQLTKDFTSSEADLDSMQQVMDSGRFQAQQRMAWENFGIAFGTILVNEMEGMEWVTVIEDQKEYPALQFVHSEMVLNPAALIWEKAKRKLPCDLKSEFRKIKREAEAVLDDLNK